Within the Taeniopygia guttata chromosome 1, bTaeGut7.mat, whole genome shotgun sequence genome, the region GCTTTCTTCTCTGCCCATGGGATTTCTCCTGCTCAGCATCCCTGAGGGCTCCCTGAAGCCAGCACGGGGCCAGAGCTCTTGGCACCACCTCTAAAATGATGCCCAGCACCACAAGTCCATAACCTGCagaagttttttccttttcttttgtaacCCCACAGCTCCCGTGGGAAGGCCATGAGGTCCCTCCTTTCCCTCTATTCCTGCCCCTTGCCCTGGTGAACAAACGCTCCTGTGGAAggtgggagaggaagaaaaggattcccctgggcagagctgggatctgTGCTCCCTGAAGGAGTAAAAAGCTGTCACCACTCACTTCCCCATTTCAGACACGTTGTAGCTGCTTTTTGTTGATCCAAAGCTGGGCTAACACAGCAATAAAGGGGCTCAAAGCTGAATACAGAACAGTGCAAATGGACACAGGAAGGCTGTTATGATTTACTCctcaaacattaaaaataatatggaAACAGATGGCACAGAAACAGTTGCTGATTATGTAGAGACTGAAAAACTGCATCAAGTAAAAAGTTTAGAGGGTCAGTTTCTATTTTTACAGACAAAAATCAATCCCAAACTTCCAAAGGTATTTTGTGTCtggtttattattttctttccataacAGTCAATGTGGTCCAAGATCTCTGAATGTTATCATgcaaagaggaaggacaggcaCAATTTCCCCGCTCAAACCACTTTATTGACACACTTGCAAGACAAAAATAAACTGCTCCCTGCTTCCTACACCCCTCATGCCAGCTTCTGTCTGcaactttttgtttttttgttttttactttcagCTCATTACGAGAAAgtcattttattttcacattttgctGGCAGCTGGAATTCTCCAAATGAAGGAAGCAGGGCTGAGATGCATCTATCTCATCCCTCAGCAAAAATCCCTGCAACATACGGTGCTGTTATGACTCTGAGCTTTAGGTGGAGAGGGAAACAGGCATCTGGGTTGGGCTCATTTGTAACGCTGCACTTGCTGGATTAATATGGAAAGACAGATGAAGGCAGACACTTTAATTACTTCACCCTAACTTTTTATTACAACATCAAGTAAAATGGTGAGTTACAGAGGATAATGGGTGTGAAACATCTGGGGGATGAAGTCGCACACAAGCTCATGGGTTGTTATCTGCCAATGGGGTTTCAAATATTGATAATTTCTGTACATGCATCTTTGTGTTATTTCTGATCTTCTTGATAAATCATTTCAGGATTACTTTGTTTTGAGCTGTGAGGTAGCTACTAGGACTGGGACCCCgcttttttcttctggaattttCTGAACTGGGACTGTATCGCCACGGCCGCCCGCTCTGTCTCTGGCGCGTCCATGTCTATGTCAAACTCCTCTTGGACCTTCTTTTGCCCATCTGCTCAAAGGAAACAGAGCAAAAACATCAACAGCTTTTTCAGACAGGGATAATCAGTGAGCAGCACAGGTGGaaaattctgctgctttctccttCTTTAAAGATCCTTATTAAATACCGAGGTAAAAGCCATTTATCCATCCCATAACCATATCTGGCTCTCAGTTTTCAGACCAAGGAAAAGGCATCAGTAGACACAGCCATGGCAATGGGGAGCAGATTCAGGGGAAAAGCCTGCACAAGTTACATCAAACCCCTCCCAGTGGCATCCTGTAGGGAGCTGGGCACTGAGGAGCAACATCCAAAGGGTGCTCAGCACTCATCCAGCATCTGGGCAAGTCCCCCCAGCCAGCGGTGAGGGACAGAGAGACTCCTCTGTGCCACCCAGCAGGGAGAACttaaaaggtcttttccaacctaaattattccaTGTTTACCCTAAAAAAAGAGatagattaaaatatttcaaagtagAGGCATT harbors:
- the PCP4 gene encoding calmodulin regulator protein PCP4 → MSERQGTGATNGKDKTSGENDGQKKVQEEFDIDMDAPETERAAVAIQSQFRKFQKKKAGSQS